ACAGGATGTGAATCCAGAGAGAGTTGTGTTGATCgttatagtttggcatgaaatgcatgaggACTCGGTTTTTGTAGATAACTCctcatccaatgatccaatcgatctcaaactttgcaagtggatgttttgtcagacaaacTAATCACACTGTAAATCACCGATGTTATGCGTTTGGACGAAAGAATCTGTCTAtgcaactgtcaacaaaataaacagcagaatGCATATtgcttgcagagggagggagccaatAACCTGTAACAGCGGACAGAAAGGTAATGCGCGCGCAGTCCATGATAGTTATCTGTTCACTGCAGAGTGACGGGCCGCATGGATAATTCACACTGACTACTTCTAGCTGTCATCAGGAAAGTTTATTCAGATGCCCGACTTCCAGTACAAAGAACTCAGATATGCAGCAATGGCTAACAAATAAGaatatacaattttcatttaaggCCACTAAACCACAGTTGTACTCTTTGATTAAAACTAACAAACCTCCACCCACATACAGCATTGACAAAATGCTACGCCAACACGGCCATAAGGTATTGAGATTACCAACGTACCACTGTGATCTCAACCCAACCGAGCTTATCTGGGGAGACCTTAAAAGTACAGTGGCCAGGAAAAATCAATCATTCAAATTGAATGCTGTCAAGCACATTGTCAACACTGCTATATGTGACATTGCCATGCTGGGACGCATGTGTTGAACATGTCAAGAAGGTGGGAAAGAGTACTGGCTCAAAGATGGCTTGAAGAAGCAATTTgccatgggagccgtgccaattcacacttgtcagaggggtacacaaagtacgcagtctagactaccagttgtccgactttcatctttgtggaagtcgcgatggctgagcgggctaggcggctgactttgtgtgctgacgattaggtgcctgactctgagggtgcgtgTTCAAATCGCGGATAGGACTCAACcaataagtactagaatttgtactttactaagaaagtgatatcccaaatatgacatatgttgcaaggaGCAAACAGTTAATCCAGTTGTCATTCGTCTGGACACTGATGACTCCTCTTTTTGAAGAATGGTGTGAACTTGATGAAGTGTAATTGTGTTATGATATTTACAGATAATAACAGTATCCAGCCAGATATgctaaaaatatattaatagcACTGGCTAATTCCAACGACTTATAGTGTAACATAAAACACTCATTTCACATAatattatcatgaaaatataaatattatctATCTATATGCTTAAAGCTATTAGAAATACGTTGATTAATTTAGAATGTGAACGACATCAAACCATAATACTTTTGTCTTCATTTGATCTTTTCTTCAGTGAGTGTGCATgattgtgtgtgcttgtgtcaGAGGGGCTCTAACAAATGTTGAGTTCTAAGCATAGGTGGTCCGATTAATGATTTTTACAGATTTAAAGATTTTAACCTGAAAGATAATTCTCAATAATGGGTTTTGTGATTCATGTTGAACAACTCATTACAACAAACTCCGTATGATGGTTAACAGTTGGCACCCACCTTACCCTATTCACGACCTGTGACACCTCTGCATACCTGTCACGTGCAGAACTGACCTACACTGACAAACATTGACTGACTGACCCAACACTCCCGCTGGTCCTTGGCTCCCTCCCTCTGAAGCAGTCTgcgttctgctgtttattttgttgacaatcaCATAGATTCTTTCAAACAAACGCATAACATCgatgatttacaatgtgatttcGTTGTCTGACtaaacatgtgtgtgtgtgtgtgtgtgtgtgtgtgtgtgtaatgttgGTCTTACTAAAATGTGACCCGTCTTCTTGACATATTATACCTCAACAGACATTGTGTATGTACCAATGTTTATGAACCTGAAAGGTACACAAATTTGAGTTCTCAACACGTTTTTCGACTAATGATATACAGCAAGTTTCATACAGAAATCCGTCAGTTTAGTATGAGGGGTTCATTACAAACGTAGCTCGGAAGATGTTTGATGAAGGTAGCAGCATTCAAGACCCCAAACTGTTATATAATAGACGTGTGGTCTGATGATCCAGATCAAGATGGTTTATTGTACACAAGGCCTCTGGCCCGTATACATAGTGTTGTAATGACAGACAGCATACTGACCTGGCAAAGCGTGAAAAGCATCAGAGCATTGTGAAATCAGTTAGCAGGTGAGATGAGATTCTTCCTTAATGACAATGAATGTATTAGAAACAGAGCTAATTTAACATTGACAGATTCTTACAAGTGATTCCCTTGTAGCGTGACGCAGGTACCTGCGTGGTCTAATGCAATTCCCTAGTTTGACTTGCACCATACATTCTCGTCCTTCAGTACGTGAACGATTCACTGGTATGTGCTTATGTTTACAATGAATACAACCTTTAGGAGTATCACGTGGTATCATTAATActggacagtaatatattaACATGTGTCCTATTAAACGGAGGATGCACACATAATGTCCTTCAACTAAAGATGATATGAACgtaagggaatctagacttaccacattttctagacttgcatgggcttccttggatatatttgcttcggggtctgtacgacagactacaagTAATGCATGTGCAAAATGGTCCATATTTTTGATAGGTATATGATAAGCCTTCATAACAAGCAGTTACCAACAGTAAGTACAAAACCCCACAAACCCACAGATAAACAAACTTAACAGTACAATACTAACATTTTTATGATGTGGACACGAGAAATGGCGTGACGTTTAGGTGACGTAGTGAGGTGGGGTGATTCGAGGAGATGGTGATGAGGATGTACCCCTTGTTCAAGTGTATCGCATGTGCTTTCTGTAATTAGTCCGGACGTATGTCTGGTTCCTCGTCCAAGTCCCCTGAGATTTTGTAATTGTAACAGACACGCTGTTTCCCTGCCAACCAGTTCCCGTTGTCTTCCGTAACTACAAGTGCCATCTTGTAATTGGAATCATTAGCAACGCAAGACTGATGGTGATTTTATGGCATTTATTACTATTATTTCGTTACTTGAAATCTAAGAAGAGCCTGGCAGACAGCCACACAAATCACTGCGACTCTTAAAAAGCTATCTACATTTTCGGTGGGAATAAGTCAAGGGAGACAATCACTTCTTTCCCCCAGCAACGCCCCCTCCATATTCAGGATTGTTTGGGTTTAACTGGTTGCCATGGTTATCCAGGTCCGCTTTGTCGCCCGTCCCGGTGTACTCCTTTTCGTGGCCCTGATATTTCTCATTGTTTGGGTTGCACTGGTTGCTGCGGTTGTCGGCGGCTTTTTGATCTGGTCGGTCAGACATACTGCTGCAGAATGGAAGGAAACCTTTAAGGTGGGTGCATCCtaaatatcaaaatgtgaaGAAATTGCAGACTTTGATATCATTTTGTAGAAAAGGTGTGCTGAAACTAATTATGCAATAAATATAGCAAGTCACCACggcatttgtttgacaagtaGTGCCCCCTTGTGGCACTCCTCTTGCACCGTCTGTAAAAAAGTAATATGTAAATAAAGTTCTCTTAAAACTACATTGTTTACATTCAGTATGTGTTATTTATAAAGATATTTCAGCACTAATATGAAATAAATCAGGAAAATCAATAGTCAAGGCAGTATGTATGTTTAGACACATTATATAACTTCTAGGAAGAAACGTAGACTTCAAAAGAATATTGATTCATTAAGAAAAGAATAATTTAATGGTAGTTTTTTTATTATAAAATGAACTTTATACAGTAAATTTGCTCTAGATTaatattcagaaatatataaaatatgttaccAGGGGGTATCAACATTATATCCAATTAAAATGACATACCCAAATAAAATTTGATGAGGGGAAATAACCCTTGTCAAGATTTACCTCAGGATAAATGCTTGTGTGCCCAAAATACCATGAAGTATGATCATATGCAAGGAAATAACTGCCTAACCTAAACATGCACTCCTTCTGTCACACCTTATGCGCACAAACCACGGTATTCAACTTCTTTAAGAATTGAAATTTATCAGCTGTAAACCTTTTAATGTACcccatattcaaatatgaatacTTGATGAAAAGCTCGTCTGGAATATGGTTTTTACGCCTAAAAAGGATAATGGTGTGGATACACTTTTGTTCACCTGGAATGTAGAGACcaagtgtcatcactgattttcagtggtcTGCATAACTTTCTCAACCGTTTTGCTATTAGTAAAGATGTAATCTTTTCCCAGGGATAGTCGAGgctgttttttattgtatatttacgGTAGTAAAGGAAACAAAGGATAGTGACTTTACACTGATAAGCGATTACTCAAATATAGGTCTTACACTGTCACCAGCAATACGTACAAAAGTAGCAACACAATAAAATCCATAGACAAACGAAAGTAGCAGCACAATACATCTCACAGATAAACGAAACGAGATGCACAATACAACCCGTAGACAAACAAAACTAGCAGCACAATACAATTCATAGACGATGGAAACTAGCAGCAAAATGAAACCCAGTAAAAAATCTAGCAAAACTAGCACAAAATATGTCTCTCAGAGAAGCGAAACTAGCAGCACAATACAACTCATAGACAAAGGAAACTAGCAGCACAATACAACTCATAGACAAAGAAAACTAACAGCACAATACAACTCATAGACAAAGAAAACTAGCAGCACAATACAACTCATAGACAAAGGAAACTAGCAGCACTATACAACTCATAGACAAAGGAAACTAGCAGCACAATACAACTCATAGACTAAGGAAACTGGCAGCACAATACAACTCATAGACAAAGAAAACTAACAGCACAATACAACACATGGACTAACGAAACTACTGGCACAATACAACCCACAGACAATTGAAACTTGCAGAAGAAATATaatcaataaaaaaacaaaactgacagcACAAAACAGGCCACGGACAAACGAAACTAGCAGTACAACTCATAGACAGACGAAAGTAGCTGCACAATACAATCCCTGagcatctgaaacaaacagcaCAACACGACCCATAGACAAGCAAAACTACAGCACAATACAATTCATAGACTAACAAAAGTAGCTGCACAATACAACCCATAGGCAAACAAACTAACAGCACAATGCAGCATATAGACAAGCAGAACTAGCAGCACAATACAACTCATAGAGAAACAAAACTAATAGCACAATGCAACCGACTGGCACACAAAACTAGGACAATGCAACCTACAGACAAGCAAAACTAAGAGCACAAGACAACCCAAGGACAAGCAAAACCAGTTGCAAGATGGAGCGTATAGTTGAAAAGAGCATcgtcaaacaaaaaaaatagcACATAACAGCCATAGCTTAACAAAAACATCAGCCAAGTAAAACCTTGTTCTTGAGATCTATTATCTACAGAAATTACAAATTCACTTCTCAGCGGCGTTAGGTAACCAATGCAATTTGCATTTTAACGCAAATTGTTAAATGGCATACGTTTAGGTAAATAATCGTGACCTATTGTCCCTGACGTTGACAGTTTATATCTGATACCAGCCACCAAGTATAGACGAGAACTGTTTGTATGCCgttgaatatgttttgaaaaaagtAAGTCGGACTTGGAGAATCTGTAAAATCgttttattccaacaatatttttcaagtgTTACTTTCTGCCACATCGGTATGTTAAACGAGGCTCTTTTTGACGGCGCCTAGTCACAGGATGTTCTTGCTGAACAAGAGCACAATGAAACTTTGCATCATCAAGTACTGAGTGAGATTACCATATTAACACAAGTGTAGAAACTGATCCTAATTTACGGAGttatatttctaaaatatgattATATGATAGGGTATTCTGCATGAAGGAGTTTCCTTTCAGTCATTCGTATTGCAGAAATTATGGAAGACGCCCACGAAAATCTCACATTGAGCGAGACCGACATCTGTGCCTGTCTGATGTCACCTCTACGTTCTCTCACATAAGACAGGTCTCCCAAAAGACAAACCTCTCATAAGACTCAATGAGTACACTACTTGGCTGACCCATGCTGTCCACCCATCCACCCCCATTAGTTAATGACCCAGAGTCACTGCACACTATAGTAACACACACGTCTATCTCCTGGGCTCTTCTCGTTTTACTGACCCATCACTACCAGAATCAATTCAATTCTTTTGGTTACCTGGtgatgaacatgaaaatataccTTCTTACTACAGACAGGGAAGTACATATTTAAGCATAAACATCAACTTCAGTCTTGACTTTGAATAAGGAATTTTATTAGACTACAGTGCAGCATAACAGTTTCGGTTCTCAAGAGCTGGACAAGTTTGAAAACTGATGGCTTTTCCCAATAATAAGGATTAAAGTACAATTTCCATAAATTTTGATTAACAggacattttaaaacaaaatcgaATTCATCCTCTGCATAACTGGAACAGGGCagacatgttttacattttatgtCATTATTGTAATACCTTCCTGTTTCACTATATAAGTTTTGTGAAGAGAATTGGAATTTAACAAATAATTTGTAAAAATTGCAGGAATTGATTTGTTAAGGTCACATTGCAAAGTATCAATAATATGCTCACACAATCTACACTTGGAATTTAACAAATAATTTCTATAAATTGCAGGAATTGATTTGTTAAGGTCACATTGCAAAGTATCACTAATATGCTCACACAATCTACACTTAGTCTAACATATAATTcaaattagagtgagtgagtgggttaatatgtaacgtcacatcggcaatatttcagccatatcgtgacgagaacatttaacactgaaatggaatatgtgCGTATTATAAAAACCcatcgacgaaggacagtaaaacaactagaatatcacatttagcATTAAAACAAGCGCGGAAAGTTATAGTGCATTTGATACCTGTATGGAGTTTCAAATTTTAATCGAATTCGGTGATGAAATAGATAGTTTAGAAAATTCTACCATTCCACTCAACTTAAAATATACAAGGGATGACACTCCCTATGATAAAAACGTTTAAGGTAGATAAGACGTATTTCTCCCTTCTTTCTAGGATGAATGATGTAGTAATTGCTAATGACCCTAAACACAACATGTGTATTTACACTGctacataaaacacaacaaagaCTCACCTGCAGAGTTATGGCGAACGATACTTTCTACAAAGATCGGCAATCAAATTCACTGAGGGCTGCTTGATTATGATTGGAGATTCAGCGATTTAACTGAGGGCTTCTCGCAGCCACTTTAAATAATCATCGACCAGTCACGTGACCTGGTTTACCTTGGTCACGTGATATTATTCCAACTGCAAGATCAAGACTTACAAGGAAAAGAAGTCTCACAGAATAACATGTCTGCACATGTTCTTCCTACAGAGAAATTGGAACTTTCTTTTCAGAAACGTACTTACAAGAAGCCTATTGATTGAGTGAGACTACTCACAAAAGGACATTCAAACAAGACGGAAACATGGAAAACCTGATGCATCGTTGGAGACCGTTAGTCATACACTACACTGTGCAGACATTGTTGATCATATTCAGTTATAACGCATGCATAGAGATCCCCGTTTTGTGTTCCCTTCACAAACACAACGGCATGCTACAACATGCGTTACGTTCAAATGGACCACTCAGTTGAATGCTATGGTTGTAACGATCCCGAATATGGGCGAGAAATCAAAATTAACATGAAAGAGACGGTAGATCACTATTACTCTCGAGACGAAGATGGTTTTAAAGTAGTAAAGATAAACGAACGATTGCTTTTCGAAGTACTCGGGCAATCTTCTAGGCCACACAGAAACATATTCATCTCAGAAAAAGAGAGAAAGACTAAACCCAGAAGAAGAATAGAATgatacatatacaatgaaaCACTTGAAAGTCTTGCAGTAAAACTAGGCAGTATTGAAAGCAGATAGCCTTGATTGAGAGTGAAGTCGAAACTGAagaaagaaattgataaactgTAAGATCAGCAGCTTGaattaaataaatacaaaacagaAAGAAGCATATTGAGGTCAAAAGCAAACTGGTATGAAACAAGGAGAAAAGCAGCAGATTTTTATTATCCCCTGAAAGCCCAGAATTTCTTAAACAAAGCAATTACTGAGCTAGAAACTGGTggcaaacaaataaacgaaaCAAAGGATATTAACAACCATGCAAAAACCTATTTTCAAACTTTATATACCAGTAAACATGTCAAAGATGTCGATCTAGAATTCTTATTAATACCTAGATCACCTTACAACAACAGCATTTACATTTCTTATCGTATCAAAGTATGATCAGTTCAAAAAATCTTGCTACCCTTAACTCAGACCACTTGTCATTAGAATTGCCTGTAGCACCTTACTACAttcataaaatgtttcattctgataatggtAGCATGCTGTTCTATATCACTCTTCTTCCGGCAAAATTCAGGAAATCAGCCTCAAATTTAAAATGGGAAACCACACTTGAATCTAACATTGATGAATCAGACTGGAGAACTTACATTATTCCATTTAGATGTACATGCAGTACGGAATTATGatggttccaa
The nucleotide sequence above comes from Haliotis asinina isolate JCU_RB_2024 chromosome 5, JCU_Hal_asi_v2, whole genome shotgun sequence. Encoded proteins:
- the LOC137284607 gene encoding uncharacterized protein: MLYKCEAVFTTHNSTLTEETLSQGGDVIPHELRIRECTTSTKYKAANSSMSDRPDQKAADNRSNQCNPNNEKYQGHEKEYTGTGDKADLDNHGNQLNPNNPEYGGGVAGGKK